A stretch of Hoplias malabaricus isolate fHopMal1 chromosome 10, fHopMal1.hap1, whole genome shotgun sequence DNA encodes these proteins:
- the rreb1a gene encoding ras-responsive element-binding protein 1 isoform X1, protein MSRRKQPNPNKVKLMESSAEDKKAGEKLGSTVEGKETKQEEETSPTQTRDKHTESRGKSEERTTEEIRAQEGMDGADGVDLSSINSMMNTVMKAAQLNGGVDGASNTPVKTSIKSPSSSRNGRKNQEAKDNSSSLVCPLCDKNCQTQHQLTMHIRQHNTDTGTSDHSCSICGKCLSSASSLDRHMLVHSGERPYKCKVCGQTFTTNGNMHRHMKIHDKDSVISNPTSPASPIKRRRSSTIKRKSSHDDDGDRADEPTSKRAVEDSGLEEPLLSKGQEEPLPCPICFKTLSSKNDLDAHMDTHHDTTLRCELCCISFRTHRGLFRHNAAIHKQLPTDSSGNPFIQNNPSIPLGFNDLAFIDFSCRKFPHIAQVWCETNLRRCTSKIHRFVCETCDKAFPLRSALDLHKCTHETSEEPDAAKPSAVDPPVSKKSTFMDSLGLQCISEVKPVPSDEEVMQAELDSIRVIHVESSADPQEVGFLGGLGLSLVDPSSLRGLSQNEALKLLSLQPFQTGFLVQPDGGMVVKQVSVENGMELADIQQILKVASAAPKQISLPPLSKAPCSAMQTGYKQMPPLKPKPLVAPRTNMAASTPPPLVSTQQASLGCISPSLPPPAAHPQKAGKELSPSSSSSSSSSSSSCNQASTERMQMEAECMGDAHTPMDMDEQQIKQEDDKTGQEMSGKKGSARKGSYPCRLCDQVFAYSGVLQAHMRYHLGILPHQCNICDYVAPDKATLIRHLRTHSGERPYVCRVCHYPFTVKANCERHLRKKHMKNTRKEIEKNIKYVTSPSTPDGLEQAGSGDTTCRICGEDLKTYQALQIHLRTHNGFLVKPYACKRCGAAFLAKRNCIHHLLKQHPEVQEQHIEDHIAITPSQTNPNPISLNGVSQSDPLPPIKVEDLSYYTADPEQPLDFSNKKRGGSNAGSTVDFSGFKIEAVSYDSSMEPIDLSIPKNPEKKMKVDADAPLRREVKKEQPCFNVMDLTLTQGFQAVKPSEEKAQQLGCYQLPVALTTLSAANAIGRGLKLKPLLPKPSASGVKELPPLASIAQIISSVSGAPDLLKRENTNSCLSGSDSSCKQEVLDSSVEEPPLESSKKTCKKRPTISTGKDKTVMNVTDNNIDLESSGEFASVEKMLANTNANKFSTYLQTNTIEIGRKDGEQSCVNEGKDEKQLPTKQTLLPQQSKGKKNAYSNSVQKMTCPFCPRVFPWASSLQRHMLTHTGQKPYPCPQCEALFSTKSNCERHLLRKHGVTNRILRQNGAVPKQKDSEDGSPESAESMSETELPCGEAMDLTNSGPERPTASDAEKPSPAKPTEAAVVKPLLQQGETSHELEERKSTVKDDDSHSNKSLDLNFACKLIDFKFSEGEQPQSSPAADSDTHERATPKDDSKLTCKNCNKSFRYAATLARHEKVHQLESIADTPSVTTKTNEAAETEPKREEAEEEVGKEEQKGTAESEGACSVVDSGSEEEEKERSDEEGGAIEPKSCESEAGPSRNKPDKRKKICSVCSKRFWSLQDLTRHMRSHTGERPYKCQTCERTFTLKHSLVRHQRIHLKPRGGDGEGSMGGVSGRVGDEEGFSGRSASEGECTPTSTNPPSENESEGTETVKESRCSQDKDGKSASSTKEPEVSEKRHEGEAASVKDKAEPESEAENLQPKEPPKQEQPTTSLSTSITTLEQPEGFIQGLLEIHSKPNIEHILATNEPQLLGVE, encoded by the exons GAAGCCAAAGATAACAGCTCTTCTCTCGTCTGTCCACTGTGTGACAAGAACTGTCAAACCCAGCACCAGCTTACGATGCACATTCGCCAG caTAACACTGATACTGGGACTTCTGATCACTCCTGCAGTATCTGTGGGAAGTGCCTGAGCTCAGCCAGTTCTCTGGACCGCCACATGCTGGTGCACAGTGGTGAAAGGCCATACAAATGTAAAGTGTGTGGTCAGACCTTCACCACAAACGGCAACATGCACAG GCACATGAAAATCCATGATAAAGACTCAGTCATCTCTAACCCTACAAGTCCTGCATCGCCCATCAAACGTAGACGCTCCTCCACCATTAAGAGGAAGTCCAGCCATGATGACGACGGAGATCGAGCTGATGAGCCCACCAGCAAAAGG GCTGTGGAAGATAGTGGACTGGAAGAACCGTTGTTGAGTAAAGGGCAAGAGGAACCGCTGCCATGCCCCATTTGCTTCAAGACCCTCAGCTCCAAAAATGACCTGGATGCCCACATGGACACCCACCATGACACTACACTCAG GTGTGAGCTCTGCTGTATCTCATTTCGGACACATCGAGGTTTGTTTCGTCACAATGCAGCTATCCATAAGCAGTTGCCAACTGACTCCAGTGGGAACCCGTTTATACAGAACAACCCCTCCATTCCACTTGGCTTTAATGACCTGGCCTTTATTGATTTTTCATGCCGCAAGTTCCCTCACATTGCTCAG GTCTGGTGTGAAACCAACCTTCGCCGCTGCACCAGCAAAATCCATCGCTTTGTGTGTGAGACCTGTGACAAAGCTTTTCCTTTGCGCTCAGCCCTAGACCTGCACAAGTGTACGCATGAGACTTCAGAAGAACCTGATGCAGCCAAGCCCTCTGCTGTGGATCCTCCTGTATCTAAGAAAAGCACCTTTATGGATTCCCTGGGTTTGCAGTGTATCTCTGAGGTTAAACCTGTACCATCAGATGAGGAAGTTATGCAGGCAGAGCTGGACAGTATCCGAGTCATCCATGTGGAGTCGTCAGCCGACCCGCAGGAAGTAGGATTCCTTGGTGGGCTTGGCCTGTCATTGGTGGATCCGTCTTCTCTGCGAGGTCTCTCTCAGAATGAAGCCCTCAAGCTCCTATCGCTACAGCCCTTCCAGACTGGTTTTCTAGTCCAGCCAGATGGCGGGATGGTAGTAAAACAAGTTAGTGTTGAGAATGGAATGGAACTGGCTGACATACAACAGATCCTCAAAGTGGCTTCCGCTGCCCCAAAGCAGATCAGCCTCCCACCTTTGTCCAAGGCACCGTGCAGTGCAATGCAGACTGGCTACAAGCAGATGCCCCCACTTAAACCAAAGCCTTTGGTGGCTCCCAGGACCAACATGGCTGcctccactcctcctcctctcgtGAGCACCCAGCAGGCATCATTAGGCTGCATAAGCCCCAGCTTGCCACCTCCTGCTGCCCATCCTCAGAAAGCTGGCAAGGAATTATCcccatcttcatcctcctcctcctcctcatcgtCATCTTCTTGCAACCAGGCTTCGACAGAAAGAATGCAGATGGAAGCAGAGTGCATGGGTGATGCccacacacctatggatatgGATGAACAACAGATCAAGCAGGAAGATGACAAGACAGGACAAGAGATGTCTGGAAAGAAGGGATCAGCTCGCAAAGGCTCCTACCCATGTCGTCTTTGCGACCAGGTATTTGCATATTCTGGGGTATTGCAGGCGCACATGCGCTATCACCTGGGCATCTTGCCCCACCAATGCAATATTTGTGACTATGTTGCCCCAGACAAGGCCACGCTAATTCGTCATCTGCGAACCCACAGCGGCGAGCGACCTTATGTGTGCAGAGTCTGCCATTACCCATTCACCGTTAAAGCTAACTGCGAGCGTCACCTTCGCAAGAAGCACATGAAGAACACGCGTAAGGAGATAGAGAAAAATATCAAGTATGTCACGTCGCCTTCCACACCTGATGGATTGGAGCAAGCAGGTTCaggtgacactacctgccgaaTTTGTGGCGAGGACCTAAAGACCTACCAAGCACTACAGATCCACCTGCGAACTCATAATGGTTTCCTGGTAAAGCCGTATGCTTGCAAACGTTGTGGAGCAGCCTTCCTGGCTAAGCGCAACTGCATCCACCATCTGCTGAAACAGCACCCAGAGGTCCAAGAGCAGCATATAGAGGACCACATAGCCATTACTCCCTCTCAGACCAATCCTAACCCCATTTCACTCAATGGAGTGTCACAGAGTGATCCTCTGCCTCCCATCAAAGTAGAGGACCTGAGCTACTACACTGCAGATCCTGAACAACCACTGGACTTCTCAAACAAAAAGAGAGGGGGTAGCAATGCTGGAAGCACAGTTGATTTTTCTGGGTTTAAGATAGAGGCCGTCTCCTATGACAGTTCCATGGAGCCTATTGATCTCTCCATTCCCAAGAACCCAGAGAAGAAAATGAAGGTAGATGCTGATGCCCCTTTGCGTAGAGAAGTCAAGAAGGAGCAGCCATGCTTCAACGTTATGGATCTCACCCTTACCCAGGGCTTTCAAGCAGTTAAGCCAAGCGAAGAGAAGGCCCAGCAGCTTGGGTGCTACCAACTCCCAGTAGCTTTGACCACTCTCAGTGCAGCTAATGCGATAGGTCGAGGATTGAAACTGAAACCCCTGCTCCCCAAACCCTCTGCTTCTGGTGTGAAGGAGCTACCACCGTTGGCTTCCATTGCCCAGATCATCTCTTCTGTCTCTGGTGCTCCTGACCTACTGAAACGGGAAAACACTAACAGCTGTCTATCTGGTTCTGATTCGTCCTGCAAACAGGAGGTCTTAGATTCTTCAGTAGAGGAGCCTCCGCTAGAGAGCTCCAAGAAGACATGCAAGAAAAGGCCAACCATCAGCACAGGGAAAGATAAGACTGTGATGAACGTGACGGACAACAATATTGACCTGGAGTCCAGTGGGGAATTTGCCAGTGTAGAGAAGATGCTCGCAAACACTAATGCAAATAAGTTTAGCACATACTTGCAAACCAACACAATTGAGATTGGAAGGAAAGATGGGGAACAGTCCTGTGTGAATGAGGGTAAAGATGAAAAACAGCTACCAACCAAGCAGACCCTGCTGCCCCAGCAGTCCAAAGGGAAAAAGAATGCGTACTCCAACTCTGTGCAAAAGATGACTTGCCCTTTCTGTCCCAGAGTCTTTCCATGGGCCAGCTCTCTCCAGCGCCATATGCTGACACACACAG GTCAGAAGCCGTATCCCTGCCCTCAGTGTGAAGCCCTATTCTCAACCAAGTCCAACTGCGAGCGCCACCTTTTACGCAAGCATGGCGTAACAAACAGAATCCTCCGGCAAAATGGTGCCGTACCCAAGCAAAAGGATTCAGAGGACGGCTCACCAGAGAGTGCAG agAGCATGTCTGAGACAGAGCTCCCCTGTGGAGAAGCAATGGATCTCACAAATTCCGGGCCTGAAAGACCAACTGCGTCTGATGCTGAGAAACCCTCCCCAGCCAAGCCAACAGAAGCAGCTGTAGTAAAGCCTCTTCTCCAGCAGGGGGAGACTTCTCATGAACTGGAGGAGAGAAAAAGCACAGTGAAAGATGATGATTCCCACAGCAATAAAAGCTTAGACCTGAACTTCGCCTGCAAGCTGATCGACTTCAAATTCTCTGAAGGTGAACAGCCCCAGTCCTCTCCTGCTGCGGACAGCGATACACACGAACGGGCGACACCAAAGGACGACTCCAAACTGACCTGCAAGAACTGCAACAAGAGCTTCCGCTATGCTGCCACTCTAGCCAGACATGAAAAAGTTCACCAGCTGGAAAGTATTGCTGACACGCCTAGTGTGACCACCAAAACCAACGAGGCAGCTGAGACCGAACCGAAGAGAGAAGAAGCAGAAGAGGAGGTGGGGAAAGAAGAGCAGAAGGGCACTGCAGAGAGTGAGGGAGCCTGCAGCGTGGTGGACAGTGgctctgaggaggaggagaaggaaaggAGTGACGAAGAGGGAGGTGCAATTGAACCAAAGAGTTGCGAAAGTGAGGCTGGCCCATCCAGAAACAAACCTGACAAGAGGAAGAAAATATGCAGCGTTTGCAGCAAACGCTTCTGGAGCCTTCAGGACCTGACGAGACACATGCGCTCTCATACAG gtgAACGGCCATACAAGTGTCAAACCTGCGAGCGCACATTTACCCTGAAGCACAGCTTGGTCCGGCACCAGCGGATCCACCTGAAGCCCCGAGGGGGAGATGGAGAGGGCTCGATGGGGGGTGTCTCAGGCAGAGTGGGGGATGAGGAGGGGTTCAGTGGCCGTTCAGCCAGTGAAGGGGAATGCACCCCCACCAGTACCAACCCTCCTTCTGAGAACGAAAGTGAAGGTACGGAAACAGTTAAAGAGAGTCGGTGCTCACAGGACAAAGACGGTAAATCGGCCTCATCCACGAAGGAGCCAGAAGTATCGGAGAAGAGACATGAAGGAGAAGCTGCTTCTGTGAAAGACAAGGCAGAACCTGAATCAGAAGCCGAGAACCTACAACCCAAAGAACCTCCAAAACAAGAGCAGCCCACAACCTCCCTCTCAACCAGCATCACAACATTAGAACAACCTGAGGGATTCATCCAAGGCCTGCTGGAGATACACTCCAAGCCCAACATCGAGCACATACTCGCCACCAATGAGCCCCAACTGTTGGGGGTAGAGTGA
- the rreb1a gene encoding ras-responsive element-binding protein 1 isoform X2, whose protein sequence is MESSAEDKKAGEKLGSTVEGKETKQEEETSPTQTRDKHTESRGKSEERTTEEIRAQEGMDGADGVDLSSINSMMNTVMKAAQLNGGVDGASNTPVKTSIKSPSSSRNGRKNQEAKDNSSSLVCPLCDKNCQTQHQLTMHIRQHNTDTGTSDHSCSICGKCLSSASSLDRHMLVHSGERPYKCKVCGQTFTTNGNMHRHMKIHDKDSVISNPTSPASPIKRRRSSTIKRKSSHDDDGDRADEPTSKRAVEDSGLEEPLLSKGQEEPLPCPICFKTLSSKNDLDAHMDTHHDTTLRCELCCISFRTHRGLFRHNAAIHKQLPTDSSGNPFIQNNPSIPLGFNDLAFIDFSCRKFPHIAQVWCETNLRRCTSKIHRFVCETCDKAFPLRSALDLHKCTHETSEEPDAAKPSAVDPPVSKKSTFMDSLGLQCISEVKPVPSDEEVMQAELDSIRVIHVESSADPQEVGFLGGLGLSLVDPSSLRGLSQNEALKLLSLQPFQTGFLVQPDGGMVVKQVSVENGMELADIQQILKVASAAPKQISLPPLSKAPCSAMQTGYKQMPPLKPKPLVAPRTNMAASTPPPLVSTQQASLGCISPSLPPPAAHPQKAGKELSPSSSSSSSSSSSSCNQASTERMQMEAECMGDAHTPMDMDEQQIKQEDDKTGQEMSGKKGSARKGSYPCRLCDQVFAYSGVLQAHMRYHLGILPHQCNICDYVAPDKATLIRHLRTHSGERPYVCRVCHYPFTVKANCERHLRKKHMKNTRKEIEKNIKYVTSPSTPDGLEQAGSGDTTCRICGEDLKTYQALQIHLRTHNGFLVKPYACKRCGAAFLAKRNCIHHLLKQHPEVQEQHIEDHIAITPSQTNPNPISLNGVSQSDPLPPIKVEDLSYYTADPEQPLDFSNKKRGGSNAGSTVDFSGFKIEAVSYDSSMEPIDLSIPKNPEKKMKVDADAPLRREVKKEQPCFNVMDLTLTQGFQAVKPSEEKAQQLGCYQLPVALTTLSAANAIGRGLKLKPLLPKPSASGVKELPPLASIAQIISSVSGAPDLLKRENTNSCLSGSDSSCKQEVLDSSVEEPPLESSKKTCKKRPTISTGKDKTVMNVTDNNIDLESSGEFASVEKMLANTNANKFSTYLQTNTIEIGRKDGEQSCVNEGKDEKQLPTKQTLLPQQSKGKKNAYSNSVQKMTCPFCPRVFPWASSLQRHMLTHTGQKPYPCPQCEALFSTKSNCERHLLRKHGVTNRILRQNGAVPKQKDSEDGSPESAESMSETELPCGEAMDLTNSGPERPTASDAEKPSPAKPTEAAVVKPLLQQGETSHELEERKSTVKDDDSHSNKSLDLNFACKLIDFKFSEGEQPQSSPAADSDTHERATPKDDSKLTCKNCNKSFRYAATLARHEKVHQLESIADTPSVTTKTNEAAETEPKREEAEEEVGKEEQKGTAESEGACSVVDSGSEEEEKERSDEEGGAIEPKSCESEAGPSRNKPDKRKKICSVCSKRFWSLQDLTRHMRSHTGERPYKCQTCERTFTLKHSLVRHQRIHLKPRGGDGEGSMGGVSGRVGDEEGFSGRSASEGECTPTSTNPPSENESEGTETVKESRCSQDKDGKSASSTKEPEVSEKRHEGEAASVKDKAEPESEAENLQPKEPPKQEQPTTSLSTSITTLEQPEGFIQGLLEIHSKPNIEHILATNEPQLLGVE, encoded by the exons GAAGCCAAAGATAACAGCTCTTCTCTCGTCTGTCCACTGTGTGACAAGAACTGTCAAACCCAGCACCAGCTTACGATGCACATTCGCCAG caTAACACTGATACTGGGACTTCTGATCACTCCTGCAGTATCTGTGGGAAGTGCCTGAGCTCAGCCAGTTCTCTGGACCGCCACATGCTGGTGCACAGTGGTGAAAGGCCATACAAATGTAAAGTGTGTGGTCAGACCTTCACCACAAACGGCAACATGCACAG GCACATGAAAATCCATGATAAAGACTCAGTCATCTCTAACCCTACAAGTCCTGCATCGCCCATCAAACGTAGACGCTCCTCCACCATTAAGAGGAAGTCCAGCCATGATGACGACGGAGATCGAGCTGATGAGCCCACCAGCAAAAGG GCTGTGGAAGATAGTGGACTGGAAGAACCGTTGTTGAGTAAAGGGCAAGAGGAACCGCTGCCATGCCCCATTTGCTTCAAGACCCTCAGCTCCAAAAATGACCTGGATGCCCACATGGACACCCACCATGACACTACACTCAG GTGTGAGCTCTGCTGTATCTCATTTCGGACACATCGAGGTTTGTTTCGTCACAATGCAGCTATCCATAAGCAGTTGCCAACTGACTCCAGTGGGAACCCGTTTATACAGAACAACCCCTCCATTCCACTTGGCTTTAATGACCTGGCCTTTATTGATTTTTCATGCCGCAAGTTCCCTCACATTGCTCAG GTCTGGTGTGAAACCAACCTTCGCCGCTGCACCAGCAAAATCCATCGCTTTGTGTGTGAGACCTGTGACAAAGCTTTTCCTTTGCGCTCAGCCCTAGACCTGCACAAGTGTACGCATGAGACTTCAGAAGAACCTGATGCAGCCAAGCCCTCTGCTGTGGATCCTCCTGTATCTAAGAAAAGCACCTTTATGGATTCCCTGGGTTTGCAGTGTATCTCTGAGGTTAAACCTGTACCATCAGATGAGGAAGTTATGCAGGCAGAGCTGGACAGTATCCGAGTCATCCATGTGGAGTCGTCAGCCGACCCGCAGGAAGTAGGATTCCTTGGTGGGCTTGGCCTGTCATTGGTGGATCCGTCTTCTCTGCGAGGTCTCTCTCAGAATGAAGCCCTCAAGCTCCTATCGCTACAGCCCTTCCAGACTGGTTTTCTAGTCCAGCCAGATGGCGGGATGGTAGTAAAACAAGTTAGTGTTGAGAATGGAATGGAACTGGCTGACATACAACAGATCCTCAAAGTGGCTTCCGCTGCCCCAAAGCAGATCAGCCTCCCACCTTTGTCCAAGGCACCGTGCAGTGCAATGCAGACTGGCTACAAGCAGATGCCCCCACTTAAACCAAAGCCTTTGGTGGCTCCCAGGACCAACATGGCTGcctccactcctcctcctctcgtGAGCACCCAGCAGGCATCATTAGGCTGCATAAGCCCCAGCTTGCCACCTCCTGCTGCCCATCCTCAGAAAGCTGGCAAGGAATTATCcccatcttcatcctcctcctcctcctcatcgtCATCTTCTTGCAACCAGGCTTCGACAGAAAGAATGCAGATGGAAGCAGAGTGCATGGGTGATGCccacacacctatggatatgGATGAACAACAGATCAAGCAGGAAGATGACAAGACAGGACAAGAGATGTCTGGAAAGAAGGGATCAGCTCGCAAAGGCTCCTACCCATGTCGTCTTTGCGACCAGGTATTTGCATATTCTGGGGTATTGCAGGCGCACATGCGCTATCACCTGGGCATCTTGCCCCACCAATGCAATATTTGTGACTATGTTGCCCCAGACAAGGCCACGCTAATTCGTCATCTGCGAACCCACAGCGGCGAGCGACCTTATGTGTGCAGAGTCTGCCATTACCCATTCACCGTTAAAGCTAACTGCGAGCGTCACCTTCGCAAGAAGCACATGAAGAACACGCGTAAGGAGATAGAGAAAAATATCAAGTATGTCACGTCGCCTTCCACACCTGATGGATTGGAGCAAGCAGGTTCaggtgacactacctgccgaaTTTGTGGCGAGGACCTAAAGACCTACCAAGCACTACAGATCCACCTGCGAACTCATAATGGTTTCCTGGTAAAGCCGTATGCTTGCAAACGTTGTGGAGCAGCCTTCCTGGCTAAGCGCAACTGCATCCACCATCTGCTGAAACAGCACCCAGAGGTCCAAGAGCAGCATATAGAGGACCACATAGCCATTACTCCCTCTCAGACCAATCCTAACCCCATTTCACTCAATGGAGTGTCACAGAGTGATCCTCTGCCTCCCATCAAAGTAGAGGACCTGAGCTACTACACTGCAGATCCTGAACAACCACTGGACTTCTCAAACAAAAAGAGAGGGGGTAGCAATGCTGGAAGCACAGTTGATTTTTCTGGGTTTAAGATAGAGGCCGTCTCCTATGACAGTTCCATGGAGCCTATTGATCTCTCCATTCCCAAGAACCCAGAGAAGAAAATGAAGGTAGATGCTGATGCCCCTTTGCGTAGAGAAGTCAAGAAGGAGCAGCCATGCTTCAACGTTATGGATCTCACCCTTACCCAGGGCTTTCAAGCAGTTAAGCCAAGCGAAGAGAAGGCCCAGCAGCTTGGGTGCTACCAACTCCCAGTAGCTTTGACCACTCTCAGTGCAGCTAATGCGATAGGTCGAGGATTGAAACTGAAACCCCTGCTCCCCAAACCCTCTGCTTCTGGTGTGAAGGAGCTACCACCGTTGGCTTCCATTGCCCAGATCATCTCTTCTGTCTCTGGTGCTCCTGACCTACTGAAACGGGAAAACACTAACAGCTGTCTATCTGGTTCTGATTCGTCCTGCAAACAGGAGGTCTTAGATTCTTCAGTAGAGGAGCCTCCGCTAGAGAGCTCCAAGAAGACATGCAAGAAAAGGCCAACCATCAGCACAGGGAAAGATAAGACTGTGATGAACGTGACGGACAACAATATTGACCTGGAGTCCAGTGGGGAATTTGCCAGTGTAGAGAAGATGCTCGCAAACACTAATGCAAATAAGTTTAGCACATACTTGCAAACCAACACAATTGAGATTGGAAGGAAAGATGGGGAACAGTCCTGTGTGAATGAGGGTAAAGATGAAAAACAGCTACCAACCAAGCAGACCCTGCTGCCCCAGCAGTCCAAAGGGAAAAAGAATGCGTACTCCAACTCTGTGCAAAAGATGACTTGCCCTTTCTGTCCCAGAGTCTTTCCATGGGCCAGCTCTCTCCAGCGCCATATGCTGACACACACAG GTCAGAAGCCGTATCCCTGCCCTCAGTGTGAAGCCCTATTCTCAACCAAGTCCAACTGCGAGCGCCACCTTTTACGCAAGCATGGCGTAACAAACAGAATCCTCCGGCAAAATGGTGCCGTACCCAAGCAAAAGGATTCAGAGGACGGCTCACCAGAGAGTGCAG agAGCATGTCTGAGACAGAGCTCCCCTGTGGAGAAGCAATGGATCTCACAAATTCCGGGCCTGAAAGACCAACTGCGTCTGATGCTGAGAAACCCTCCCCAGCCAAGCCAACAGAAGCAGCTGTAGTAAAGCCTCTTCTCCAGCAGGGGGAGACTTCTCATGAACTGGAGGAGAGAAAAAGCACAGTGAAAGATGATGATTCCCACAGCAATAAAAGCTTAGACCTGAACTTCGCCTGCAAGCTGATCGACTTCAAATTCTCTGAAGGTGAACAGCCCCAGTCCTCTCCTGCTGCGGACAGCGATACACACGAACGGGCGACACCAAAGGACGACTCCAAACTGACCTGCAAGAACTGCAACAAGAGCTTCCGCTATGCTGCCACTCTAGCCAGACATGAAAAAGTTCACCAGCTGGAAAGTATTGCTGACACGCCTAGTGTGACCACCAAAACCAACGAGGCAGCTGAGACCGAACCGAAGAGAGAAGAAGCAGAAGAGGAGGTGGGGAAAGAAGAGCAGAAGGGCACTGCAGAGAGTGAGGGAGCCTGCAGCGTGGTGGACAGTGgctctgaggaggaggagaaggaaaggAGTGACGAAGAGGGAGGTGCAATTGAACCAAAGAGTTGCGAAAGTGAGGCTGGCCCATCCAGAAACAAACCTGACAAGAGGAAGAAAATATGCAGCGTTTGCAGCAAACGCTTCTGGAGCCTTCAGGACCTGACGAGACACATGCGCTCTCATACAG gtgAACGGCCATACAAGTGTCAAACCTGCGAGCGCACATTTACCCTGAAGCACAGCTTGGTCCGGCACCAGCGGATCCACCTGAAGCCCCGAGGGGGAGATGGAGAGGGCTCGATGGGGGGTGTCTCAGGCAGAGTGGGGGATGAGGAGGGGTTCAGTGGCCGTTCAGCCAGTGAAGGGGAATGCACCCCCACCAGTACCAACCCTCCTTCTGAGAACGAAAGTGAAGGTACGGAAACAGTTAAAGAGAGTCGGTGCTCACAGGACAAAGACGGTAAATCGGCCTCATCCACGAAGGAGCCAGAAGTATCGGAGAAGAGACATGAAGGAGAAGCTGCTTCTGTGAAAGACAAGGCAGAACCTGAATCAGAAGCCGAGAACCTACAACCCAAAGAACCTCCAAAACAAGAGCAGCCCACAACCTCCCTCTCAACCAGCATCACAACATTAGAACAACCTGAGGGATTCATCCAAGGCCTGCTGGAGATACACTCCAAGCCCAACATCGAGCACATACTCGCCACCAATGAGCCCCAACTGTTGGGGGTAGAGTGA
- the LOC136709022 gene encoding uncharacterized protein: MVYWTSHPKFITVMKPVSRWMEPGLKYCPPGGPNIFTNRPPVPETTLLYWPASMQLGRTFHHLFLPSIFPEAHILKEDPPMLSMANLRRGTSTGDLFQRWFEHFLRHARKERPLLLNFDGHKSHLAPEVIEAAKREDVLLCLPPHCSHVLQPLDVGFFGLLKAEFAKVAANLCHFKNSYIVNKTVCQSFQPPVPAAEIPGHCGGGIQKVWHLSSESTCCGFKPPHALHQTQEQHHHTRASNIVNLLSRDGLSKPPIRPTIHPTTPQPSAPLDHPLVEAGLIQPDLAEVLTRVDYRKKIIRHIPVEARVITGEEYERLLRQKEDSARVAEEAKEQRAQRKRARTTKGPTAGAANTCSDPATASGTTPSCTSSASTPSTSAGASSSSSSSSSRLAAETIGEKRKLRHRRQVTYS; this comes from the exons ATGGTCTATTGGACAAGCCATCCCAAATTTATAACTGTGATGAAACCGGTTTCCAGATGGATGGAACCAGGTTTAAAGTACTGTCCCCCCGGGGGGCCAAACATATTTACCAACAGGCCCCCGGTACCCGAGACCACATTGCTGTACTGGCCTGCTTCAATGCAGCTGGGGAGGACATTCCACCATTTATTTTTGCCAAGCATTTTCCCAGAGGCCCATATACTCAAGGAGGACCCCCCAATGCTTTCTATGGCAAATCTCCGGCGGGGTACATCGACGGGGGACTTGTTCCAGCGGTGGTTTGAGCACTTCCTTAGGCACGCCCGGAAGGAGCGCCCTCTGCTCCTGAACTTCGACGGCCACAAATCACACCTTGCGCCAGAAGTCATTGAGGCTGCTAAGAGGGAAGATGTACTTCTGTGCCTTCCACCACATTGTTCCCATGTCTTACAGCCACTGGACGTGGGATTCTTTGGCCTTTTGAAGGCAGAATTTGCCAAGGTGGCTGCCAACCtctgccattttaaaaattcatatATTGTTAATAAAACAGTTTGCCAAAGTTTTCAGCCACCAGTACCAGCAGCTGAAATACCGGGGCATTGTGGTGGAGGGATTCAGAAAGTGTGGCATCTTTCCTCTGAATCCACATGCTGTGGATTCAAGCCGCCTCATGCCCTCCACCAGACCCAGGAGCAGCACCACCACACAAGAGCCAGCAACATCGTCAACCTCCTCTCCAGGGATGGCCTCTCCAAGCCACCCATCCGCCCTACCATCCACCCAACCACACCGCAACCTTCAGCCCCTCTGGATCATCCCCTGGTGGAAGCAGGATTGATCCAGCCTGACCTTGCAGAGGTCCTGACCCGGGTCGACTACAGGAAAAAGATTATTCGACACATCCCTGTTGAGGCCCGGGTCATCACTGGAGAGGAGTATGAGAGACTCCTGCGACAGAAGGAGGACTCGGCCAGGGTGGCTGAAGAGGCAAAGGAGCAGAGGGCACAACGGAAGAGGGCCCGGACCACCAAGGGCCCCACCGCTGGAGCAGCAAACACATGCTCTGACCCCGCCACAGCCTCTGGGACAACCCCCAGCTGCACAAGCAGTGCCAGTACCCCCTCCACCTCTGCCGGtgcctcctcctcatcatcctcttcctcctcacgCCTAGCAGCAGAAACAATAG GTGAAAAGAGGAAACTTAGACACCGAAGACAGGTGACTTACAGTTAG